TCGGCAAGGCTTCGGGCCCTGCCGAGCCGCGCCTGCTGGATTTTTCCTACAAGGCGGGGGACCAGTTGCACTCGCAGCTTTCGGGCGGCCCGGTGGCGTCCTACCCCATGCTCGCGGCGTCCTTCGTCGATTCGGCCAGCATGGAGAACACCAACGATCTCGGCAGGCTCTTGTCGGAACAGGTCGCCTCGCGGCTCAGCCAGCACGGCTACTCCGTGACGGAAATCCAGCTGCGTTCGGATCAGCTGCGCGTCGATCCGTCCGGCGGCGTCATGGCCCTGTCCCGCGACATCGCCGAGATCAACACCGACTCAGCCGCATATTCCATCCTGGTCGGGACGTACACGGTCGTGGGGCGTCAGATGTACGTCAACGCTCGCGTCCTGCGGGCCAGCGACGGCATCGCTCTGGCCTCTTCGGATTTTTCCCTGCCGTATGTCCGCCAGCAGAAGGCCGACGGAAGGCCTGCTGCCGTTCAGCCTTCAGTGGAAACGATTCTCAGATGACGCGCCCGCCCGCTTCGTGCTTGTTCTTGTGCCAAGATTGACTTATGTAGGGATTCTTGTGTCAATCTTTACATATTCGGAGGAAGCATGAAGAAATTGCTCTTGGTATTCGCGCTGTTGTTTCTGCCTGTCACGGGCATGGCCCAGGACAAGGTGCTGAAGATGTCCACCACCACCAGCACCGAGTCTTCGGGACTGCTTGAGGTGCTTCTGCCCGAGTTCAAGAAGGACACGGGCATCGACGTCCAGGTAATGGCCAAGGGCACGGGCGCGGCCATCAAGGACGGCATCGACGGCAACGTGGACGTCATTTTCGTGCATGACCCCGCCCGCGAGGAGAAGTTCGTGGCCGACGGCTTCGGCACCAAGCGCTATTACGTCATGTACAACGACTTCCTGCTGATCGGTCCGGCCACGGACCCTGCCGGCGCCAAGGGCCCCGACGCGGCGGCGGCCATGAAGAAGATCGCCCAGTCCGAGGCGGTCTTCGTCTCCCGCGGCGACGACAGCGGCACCCACGCCAAGGAGCAGGAGCTCTGGAAGGCCACGGGGCTGCCCCTGAAGGAAGAGGATACCGTCTTCAAGGCCAAGGACAAGGAAATGAAGTTCAAGACCGTGCACCCCGAAGGCATGAAGGGCTACATGTCCATCGGCCAGGGCATGGGCAAGACCCTGACCTTTGCCGAGGAGAAGCAGGGCTACACCATCACGGACCGCGGGACCTACGTCCAGTACAAGTACGGCCGGCCCGAGGGCCTGCAGCTCGAGTCCATCAGCGAAGGCGACAAGACGCTCTTCAACCCTTACGGCGTCATTCCGGTCAATCCGGCCAAGCACCCCCATGTGCGCTTCGACCTGGCGGAGACGTTTGCCAAGTGGCTCGTCTCAGAGCGCGGACAGAAGGTCATCGGCGACTTCAAGCTGCTTGACAAGCAGCTCTTCTTCCCCGACGCGAAATAGGCCGAGGCGGCTCGATTTCGCGCGCCGGACGCCACGTCCAGGCGTCCGGGGAATTGACGTTAGCGGCCCGCTCCTCGAGCGGGCCTTTTTTTCCCGAGGGCACTCATTTCAGGGGTATGCATGTTTTTTTGGGATAGTCTTTGGGCGGCGCTCCAACTGTTGTTCAGCTTTGACGGGGAACTTCTGCATATCGTCGGCGTGTCGCTCAACGTCAGCTTTTGGGCCACCTTGGCTGCTTGCGTCATCGGCGTACCGGCGGGTTTTTTGATCGGTATCGCCAGTTTCAGGGGCAAGCAGGCGGTCATCACCTTTTTCAACACCATGCTGGCCCTGCCGACCGTGGTCATCGGCCTGCTGGTCTACTCGCTGCTGTCCCGGCGCGGCGTGCTCGGTCAGCTTGGCTGGCTCTATTCCCAGAAGGCCATGATCG
This genomic interval from Desulfomicrobium escambiense DSM 10707 contains the following:
- a CDS encoding FlgO family outer membrane protein, whose product is MSRIFIALASVFLCGCIQLPAFVGKASGPAEPRLLDFSYKAGDQLHSQLSGGPVASYPMLAASFVDSASMENTNDLGRLLSEQVASRLSQHGYSVTEIQLRSDQLRVDPSGGVMALSRDIAEINTDSAAYSILVGTYTVVGRQMYVNARVLRASDGIALASSDFSLPYVRQQKADGRPAAVQPSVETILR
- a CDS encoding substrate-binding domain-containing protein is translated as MKKLLLVFALLFLPVTGMAQDKVLKMSTTTSTESSGLLEVLLPEFKKDTGIDVQVMAKGTGAAIKDGIDGNVDVIFVHDPAREEKFVADGFGTKRYYVMYNDFLLIGPATDPAGAKGPDAAAAMKKIAQSEAVFVSRGDDSGTHAKEQELWKATGLPLKEEDTVFKAKDKEMKFKTVHPEGMKGYMSIGQGMGKTLTFAEEKQGYTITDRGTYVQYKYGRPEGLQLESISEGDKTLFNPYGVIPVNPAKHPHVRFDLAETFAKWLVSERGQKVIGDFKLLDKQLFFPDAK